In a single window of the Chondrocystis sp. NIES-4102 genome:
- a CDS encoding glycyl-tRNA synthetase subunit alpha, whose amino-acid sequence MSLTFQEIVATLNNFWSARGCLIVQPYDVEKGAGTKNPHTFLRALGPEPWSVAYIEPCRRPSDGRYGENPNRNQHYYQYQVLIKPSPNNIQEIYLDSLKALNINAEDHDIRFVEDNWEDAAVGAWGSGWEVWLDGMEVTQFTYFQQCGGIDCQPVSIEITYGLERLAMYLQNVDAITKIKWNDSISYGDIFLQSEIEQCTYNFEVSDTELLFSLFGLYEKEAVQLINRGLVMPSLDYVLKCSHCFNLLDARGVIAVTERTRYISRIRNLARKVAQLYLEQRESLGFPLQKIS is encoded by the coding sequence ATGTCTCTAACTTTTCAAGAAATAGTTGCTACTTTAAATAATTTTTGGAGTGCGCGTGGTTGCTTAATTGTTCAACCGTATGATGTTGAAAAAGGTGCGGGTACAAAAAATCCCCATACATTTTTAAGAGCGTTAGGCCCTGAACCCTGGTCAGTAGCTTATATTGAGCCTTGTAGAAGACCATCTGATGGCAGATACGGGGAAAATCCTAACCGAAATCAACATTATTATCAGTATCAAGTATTGATAAAACCATCGCCTAACAACATTCAGGAGATTTATTTAGATTCTTTAAAAGCTTTAAATATTAATGCTGAAGACCATGACATTCGTTTTGTTGAAGATAATTGGGAAGATGCTGCGGTTGGTGCTTGGGGTTCTGGCTGGGAAGTTTGGCTGGATGGAATGGAGGTGACACAGTTTACATATTTTCAGCAATGTGGCGGAATTGATTGTCAACCTGTTTCGATTGAAATTACATATGGTTTAGAAAGATTAGCTATGTATTTACAAAATGTGGATGCCATCACCAAAATAAAATGGAACGACTCTATTAGTTATGGTGATATTTTTCTTCAAAGCGAAATAGAACAATGTACTTATAATTTTGAAGTTTCAGATACGGAGCTTTTATTTAGTTTGTTTGGATTATATGAAAAAGAGGCCGTACAACTAATAAATAGGGGTTTAGTTATGCCCAGTTTGGACTACGTACTTAAATGTTCTCACTGTTTTAATTTGCTTGATGCTAGAGGTGTGATAGCTGTTACGGAAAGAACTCGTTACATTAGCCGAATTCGTAATCTTGCGAGAAAAGTAGCACAATTGTACTTGGAACAAAGGGAAAGTTTAGGATTTCCTTTACAGAAAATTAGCTAG